One window of Chamaesiphon minutus PCC 6605 genomic DNA carries:
- a CDS encoding ester cyclase: MSTTANKDIVRRFYEEVFNQRNVNAIDELVHSEFTNHDPTPVASRDPESMKQFIHTITQAFPDHHHAIEDLIAEGDKVVMRCTLTATHQGRFPGFLEMPPTGKSICQRQIHILRVQDSKVAEHWVIRDDLTMMQQLGLIPQPEMAV; encoded by the coding sequence ATGTCTACCACCGCAAATAAAGATATCGTCCGCCGTTTTTACGAAGAAGTTTTCAATCAACGCAACGTCAATGCGATCGATGAATTAGTCCATTCAGAGTTTACCAATCACGATCCCACCCCTGTGGCATCGCGAGATCCGGAGTCGATGAAGCAATTCATTCACACCATCACTCAAGCATTCCCCGACCATCATCACGCGATTGAAGATCTCATTGCCGAAGGAGATAAGGTCGTGATGCGCTGTACCCTCACTGCCACTCATCAAGGTCGGTTTCCAGGTTTTTTGGAAATGCCGCCTACTGGTAAGTCAATTTGCCAGCGACAGATTCATATTTTACGAGTCCAGGATAGCAAGGTAGCCGAGCATTGGGTCATCCGAGACGATCTGACGATGATGCAACAGCTCGGCTTGATTCCGCAACCAGAAATGGCTGTATGA
- a CDS encoding phage integrase Arm DNA-binding domain-containing protein — translation MNAKTSSEIDGETHSIEQPTADRTQHKSWFGKLRQAIVTAFEPQEEPIFYKKRDRNGNVYWQAYDPVSNRSLEFGSDDEARHWLDLRMPFR, via the coding sequence ATGAATGCTAAAACTAGCAGCGAGATCGATGGGGAAACTCATTCTATCGAACAACCAACAGCCGATCGAACCCAGCATAAATCTTGGTTTGGCAAACTTCGTCAGGCGATCGTTACAGCCTTCGAGCCACAGGAGGAACCCATTTTCTACAAAAAACGAGATCGCAATGGCAATGTCTACTGGCAAGCCTACGACCCGGTTAGCAATCGCTCTCTCGAATTTGGCTCTGACGATGAAGCCCGCCACTGGCTCGATCTGCGAATGCCATTTCGATGA
- a CDS encoding DUF924 family protein, translated as MNTEEFEDVLQFWFPSLPSHDPAARVRQWEWWFRGGGDAEISDRFTPLLERAIRGELDDWSQQPRSRLALILVLDQFSRTIYRGHARSYAQDETACALAIEGIANGDYATLETPWEQTFFFLPLGHTEDLHYLDMAIELADRLVSDSPAEYRPLLAFSAAQARRHRAVIDRFGRQPHRNEILGRHSTPAELEYLATGQLVHKQPFPPDLAQFLIQHFV; from the coding sequence ATGAACACTGAAGAATTTGAAGATGTGTTGCAGTTCTGGTTTCCCAGCTTACCCAGTCACGATCCAGCGGCGCGGGTAAGGCAATGGGAGTGGTGGTTTCGCGGGGGTGGCGATGCCGAAATAAGCGATCGGTTTACGCCGCTATTAGAACGTGCGATTCGAGGCGAACTCGATGATTGGTCGCAGCAACCGCGATCTCGACTCGCCCTCATTCTCGTTCTCGACCAGTTCTCGCGCACGATTTATCGGGGTCATGCCCGATCGTATGCTCAGGATGAAACAGCTTGCGCGCTAGCGATCGAAGGAATTGCGAACGGTGATTATGCAACGCTTGAAACACCGTGGGAGCAAACATTTTTCTTCCTGCCATTGGGACATACCGAAGATCTGCATTACCTCGACATGGCGATCGAGTTAGCAGATCGACTGGTGAGTGATTCACCAGCAGAATATCGCCCCTTGTTAGCATTTTCCGCCGCCCAAGCTCGCCGTCATCGAGCTGTTATCGATCGATTCGGTCGGCAACCCCATCGCAACGAAATTCTGGGACGGCATTCGACCCCTGCCGAACTGGAATATCTGGCAACAGGTCAGCTCGTGCATAAACAACCATTCCCACCCGATTTAGCACAGTTTTTGATTCAGCATTTCGTTTAG
- a CDS encoding glutathione S-transferase family protein produces the protein MPTIQLYSAILCPFAHRVRLTLKEKGVPFESIEIDPQNKPANFLEISPYGKVPVLKHGDNRIWESAIVNEYLEETFPNPPLLPTEPMQRAQARIWINFADTRLFATTGKLLHGRDSHPTALLTELIEHLRFMEHEGLCKNSTSAPYWMGTELSLVDLTFYPWFEQLAVLEHFRGFGLPSGLDRLQEWQAAVAQRESVRSIANSPEFYLERYGRLVQAKF, from the coding sequence ATGCCTACAATTCAACTTTACAGTGCAATTCTGTGTCCTTTTGCCCACCGAGTACGATTAACCTTAAAAGAAAAAGGTGTTCCCTTTGAGTCGATCGAAATCGACCCCCAAAATAAGCCTGCTAACTTTCTCGAAATTTCGCCTTATGGCAAAGTCCCCGTCCTCAAACATGGCGATAACCGCATCTGGGAATCGGCGATCGTCAATGAGTATTTAGAGGAAACCTTCCCCAATCCGCCACTGTTACCCACAGAGCCGATGCAGCGGGCACAGGCACGCATTTGGATTAATTTTGCCGATACCCGCTTGTTCGCTACTACCGGAAAACTGTTACACGGTCGCGACTCACACCCAACGGCGTTATTAACAGAGCTGATCGAGCATTTGCGCTTCATGGAACATGAGGGTTTGTGTAAAAATTCCACCAGTGCGCCCTACTGGATGGGGACAGAGCTGAGTCTCGTCGATCTGACTTTTTACCCTTGGTTCGAGCAATTAGCCGTGTTGGAGCACTTCCGAGGCTTTGGGTTGCCATCTGGACTGGATCGACTTCAGGAATGGCAAGCAGCAGTAGCTCAACGGGAATCAGTCCGATCGATCGCCAATTCGCCAGAATTTTATCTCGAACGCTACGGGCGGCTGGTTCAAGCTAAGTTCTAG